In the Duncaniella freteri genome, one interval contains:
- a CDS encoding protein-disulfide reductase DsbD N-terminal domain-containing protein, which yields MKKLIALLASGAVMLSAQAKEDVSVLYVGGSPDINTIGGVSIDSAVIAKSVKERTADFTKFLKQRFNKVRAVDGKDYTSGMSDGYDVTVFDGRPKAIRPAVRETDDKGRIIKYIRPAYLPDDFDRAAVCIAEMSEDLGRSVGTKNDWFCLCLDNYAHNWKKDHAIFNGPFKVSIRSEMLPTPENAKEYCPIYGYTLPELTEMWLVHSAVTPENGKRIGMVSRPWGYTDSPEAEIISSGVCAKSIDAVAIGRHGNFFHWGFAAKPSDMTEPAKAALANAIVYMKDFNGRHVIARKKDEGIATRDRATAAKYTVSRACWKDRFDTNMKFYHMMDSMITAVKSRKAAGEKLLPADEMYLKFPAPEKPVQEPYDQYLQKQDPKLYEIFGEDEEEYARYYDKNRPYFTTDGAYGIVVDQDARSLKIANNDIRLLYKAVELLENGGNDAEKGRRLLERYTLCRFSTPAQWKSWLDANRDRMFFTESGGWLWLVDTLDPAVPGNDYSVRDKSDGNAPVVPAVPAGVTDADNPVALKAELADGPDGTKDVVVTMTVHDGFHTYATLAGGDSFIPTEITVELPEGYEKVGELVLPAPSPSATATTYYIGTGVFRQRIKGSGTGVVTCKIRYQVCDASICMPPVTKTFDLTL from the coding sequence ATGAAAAAGCTGATAGCATTATTGGCTTCAGGGGCTGTTATGCTCTCTGCCCAAGCCAAGGAGGACGTGAGTGTTCTCTATGTGGGAGGTTCTCCCGACATCAATACCATAGGTGGGGTCTCCATCGATTCGGCTGTGATCGCGAAGTCAGTGAAGGAGCGTACAGCCGATTTTACAAAGTTCCTGAAGCAACGTTTCAATAAGGTCAGGGCTGTCGACGGCAAGGACTACACCTCCGGAATGTCGGACGGATATGATGTCACAGTGTTTGACGGTCGTCCTAAAGCGATACGTCCCGCCGTACGTGAGACTGACGATAAAGGCAGGATCATAAAGTACATCCGTCCCGCCTATCTCCCCGACGATTTTGACCGTGCCGCAGTATGTATCGCTGAGATGAGCGAGGATCTGGGACGCTCGGTCGGCACAAAGAACGACTGGTTCTGTCTGTGTCTCGATAACTATGCCCACAATTGGAAAAAGGATCACGCCATATTCAACGGTCCCTTCAAAGTCAGCATCAGATCAGAGATGCTGCCAACTCCCGAAAATGCAAAAGAATATTGTCCTATCTACGGTTACACTCTTCCTGAACTGACCGAAATGTGGCTTGTGCATAGTGCGGTGACCCCTGAGAACGGAAAACGCATAGGCATGGTGTCGCGTCCGTGGGGCTATACCGACTCCCCCGAAGCGGAGATTATTTCGAGCGGTGTATGCGCCAAGAGCATTGATGCTGTAGCCATAGGGCGTCACGGCAACTTTTTCCATTGGGGTTTTGCCGCCAAGCCGTCTGATATGACCGAGCCTGCCAAGGCGGCACTTGCCAATGCCATAGTGTATATGAAGGATTTTAACGGCAGGCATGTCATAGCACGCAAGAAGGACGAGGGTATAGCCACCCGCGATAGGGCGACAGCCGCTAAGTATACAGTCTCACGCGCATGTTGGAAGGACCGATTTGATACCAATATGAAGTTTTATCATATGATGGATAGTATGATAACTGCCGTGAAATCCAGGAAAGCGGCAGGAGAGAAGCTTTTGCCTGCTGATGAGATGTATCTGAAGTTTCCGGCACCTGAGAAGCCTGTGCAGGAGCCGTACGATCAGTATTTGCAGAAACAGGATCCTAAGCTTTATGAGATATTCGGTGAGGATGAGGAGGAATACGCCCGCTATTACGACAAAAATCGTCCATACTTTACCACCGATGGTGCTTATGGGATTGTGGTCGACCAGGATGCCCGCTCACTGAAGATTGCCAACAATGATATACGGTTGCTCTACAAGGCGGTCGAGCTTCTTGAGAATGGCGGCAATGATGCCGAAAAGGGCAGGCGGCTCCTTGAGCGTTACACTCTCTGCCGTTTCTCTACCCCAGCACAGTGGAAATCATGGCTTGATGCCAACCGCGACCGAATGTTCTTCACCGAAAGCGGCGGATGGCTCTGGCTCGTGGATACGCTTGATCCGGCTGTCCCCGGAAACGACTATTCGGTACGCGACAAGTCGGATGGGAATGCTCCTGTGGTGCCAGCCGTACCTGCCGGTGTGACTGATGCCGATAATCCGGTGGCTCTTAAGGCTGAGTTGGCTGACGGTCCTGACGGCACTAAGGATGTGGTGGTCACTATGACTGTTCATGACGGGTTCCATACCTACGCCACTCTTGCCGGCGGAGATTCGTTTATACCTACCGAAATTACAGTGGAACTGCCTGAGGGGTATGAAAAAGTCGGAGAACTGGTGCTTCCTGCGCCGTCACCTTCGGCTACTGCTACCACTTACTATATTGGCACAGGGGTGTTCCGTCAGCGCATCAAAGGCTCAGGCACAGGGGTAGTGACCTGCAAGATACGTTATCAGGTGTGTGATGCCTCAATATGCATGCCCCCTGTCACAAAGACATTCGATCTTACTCTCTGA
- a CDS encoding RagB/SusD family nutrient uptake outer membrane protein, whose translation MKIKYIAAGMIVSAIAMSSCSDFTEIDAKGKNLLNRTQDLELLLNADYSLRATTMQEVCGDLIYAYSPLSTILKVPVKTTNSIIMGWDEAGHDEKLPELTASDAWYSGCYEYIGRIANPILSMVDAADGDGATKAALKAEAYVVRAYFHFLAVQKFAPAYNPATASHTVALSYVKEDQDIKSPTEPVTLDVFYDNIIADLDAADELDALPESAVNQLRFSKPCLYAIRALVHMSMQRYDLAAQDARRALDIKSTVADYNSMLTTCYGGITGAPYQAILRKKLECPEDYFADYNIEFYNTWLNVGQLEPGHLIHDRFNTLNASYEGLMDPSQMMIGVPGLFMTMDMDSSWPVIGLRSTQMYLVLAECAIGEGHYNEAMGHLDKIRVNRIDPSVYAPLEGSVNDKATAIGHLKSTALGENMMSVWSFVDKKRWTQLDDYKETYRRTLVEIDMTLTPESSLWVFPIPQNVINNNPNFKPYMN comes from the coding sequence ATGAAAATCAAATATATAGCGGCGGGTATGATTGTAAGTGCGATTGCAATGTCATCATGTTCGGACTTCACTGAGATCGATGCCAAAGGCAAGAACTTGCTTAACCGTACCCAGGACCTTGAACTGCTCCTTAATGCCGACTACAGCCTCAGGGCGACGACAATGCAGGAGGTGTGCGGTGACCTTATATATGCGTACTCTCCATTGTCAACCATCCTAAAAGTGCCTGTAAAGACTACCAATTCCATTATTATGGGATGGGATGAGGCCGGACATGATGAAAAACTTCCGGAGCTTACCGCATCCGATGCATGGTATTCAGGGTGCTATGAATACATAGGGCGTATCGCCAACCCGATTCTGTCGATGGTGGATGCTGCCGATGGTGATGGTGCCACCAAGGCTGCTTTGAAGGCTGAGGCATATGTGGTGCGTGCTTACTTCCACTTTCTTGCTGTTCAGAAATTTGCGCCTGCCTACAATCCTGCCACAGCGTCTCATACCGTGGCTCTGTCATATGTCAAAGAGGACCAGGACATAAAGTCACCTACCGAACCGGTGACATTGGATGTGTTCTATGACAATATCATAGCTGACCTTGATGCTGCCGACGAGCTTGATGCCCTTCCTGAGTCGGCAGTCAATCAGCTACGTTTCAGCAAGCCTTGTCTTTATGCCATCCGCGCGCTCGTGCACATGTCGATGCAGAGATATGACCTTGCCGCGCAGGATGCCCGGAGGGCTTTGGATATAAAGAGCACCGTAGCCGATTATAACAGCATGCTTACCACATGCTATGGAGGTATAACCGGGGCCCCTTATCAGGCTATCCTGCGTAAGAAGCTTGAATGTCCGGAGGACTATTTCGCTGACTATAATATCGAGTTCTACAACACATGGCTGAATGTCGGTCAGCTTGAACCGGGACATCTGATTCATGACAGGTTCAACACTCTTAATGCTTCATATGAAGGACTTATGGATCCTTCTCAGATGATGATAGGTGTCCCCGGGCTTTTCATGACTATGGATATGGATTCTTCGTGGCCTGTTATAGGTCTGCGTTCCACTCAGATGTATCTTGTGCTTGCCGAATGTGCCATCGGCGAGGGGCATTACAATGAAGCCATGGGGCATCTTGACAAGATCCGTGTTAACCGTATCGACCCTTCGGTGTATGCTCCCCTCGAAGGTTCCGTGAACGACAAGGCTACAGCCATCGGGCATCTCAAGAGCACTGCCCTTGGAGAGAACATGATGTCGGTATGGTCGTTCGTCGACAAGAAGCGTTGGACACAGCTCGATGACTACAAGGAGACCTACAGGCGCACACTTGTCGAAATAGACATGACTCTCACCCCCGAGTCGTCACTATGGGTGTTCCCGATACCTCAGAACGTCATCAACAATAATCCCAATTTCAAGCCTTATATGAACTAA
- the hutI gene encoding imidazolonepropionase, giving the protein MLLIKNIGAIVGVRDHADCPLRGEVMNHLPELHDAWLMTDGDRIHSFGKMSECPERADEEIDARGGWLFPAFCDSHTHLVFAGNREKEFVDKINGLSYAEIAARGGGILNSADRLHGYTEQQLFEEAAPRLDAIIASGTGAVELKSGYGLTLEDELKMLRVIARIKEEYPLAVRSTFLGAHAVGRAYEGRQEEYVDYVCREMIPAVAAERLADYVDVFCEQGFFTVEQTDRIFNHAERYGITPRLHANQLHCSGGVQVGVKHGAASVDHLENIGQTEIDILATSDTIATVLPGASFFLNMCHAPARELIKAGAAVAIASDYNPGSSPSGDMRFMSSLGCIQLRITPEQSLNASTLNGAAAMGLAESYGSITPGKTASFFLTRPLPSAAYLLYSYTEPLITKVFLQGRNFL; this is encoded by the coding sequence ATGCTCCTTATAAAGAACATAGGAGCGATAGTCGGCGTGCGTGATCACGCCGACTGTCCGCTTCGCGGTGAAGTGATGAACCACCTCCCTGAGCTTCACGATGCATGGCTGATGACAGACGGTGACAGGATACATTCCTTCGGTAAAATGTCGGAATGTCCGGAACGTGCCGACGAAGAGATTGATGCCCGCGGAGGTTGGCTCTTCCCTGCATTCTGCGACTCACACACCCATCTGGTGTTTGCCGGAAACCGTGAAAAGGAATTCGTCGACAAAATCAACGGTCTGAGCTATGCGGAGATAGCCGCCCGAGGAGGAGGCATACTCAATTCCGCTGACCGTCTGCACGGCTACACCGAGCAACAGCTATTTGAGGAAGCGGCACCACGACTTGACGCCATAATAGCCTCGGGCACAGGTGCAGTAGAGCTAAAGAGCGGATATGGACTGACTCTTGAAGATGAGTTGAAGATGCTCCGCGTGATAGCCCGCATAAAGGAGGAATATCCGTTGGCAGTGCGCTCAACATTCCTTGGAGCACATGCCGTAGGCCGTGCCTATGAGGGCAGGCAGGAGGAATATGTCGACTATGTGTGCCGCGAGATGATTCCTGCTGTGGCGGCCGAAAGGCTTGCCGACTATGTGGACGTGTTCTGCGAGCAGGGATTTTTCACAGTTGAACAGACCGACAGGATATTCAACCATGCCGAACGCTACGGCATTACCCCCCGCCTTCATGCCAATCAGCTCCACTGTTCAGGCGGAGTGCAGGTGGGAGTAAAACACGGAGCTGCATCTGTGGACCATCTTGAGAACATCGGCCAGACCGAGATAGACATACTCGCGACCTCCGACACCATTGCAACCGTACTTCCGGGAGCCTCATTCTTCCTGAATATGTGTCACGCCCCTGCACGCGAGCTTATCAAGGCTGGTGCCGCTGTAGCCATTGCCTCGGACTATAATCCCGGCTCATCACCGTCAGGCGACATGCGGTTCATGTCGTCGCTCGGATGCATACAGCTGCGGATCACTCCGGAGCAGTCGCTCAATGCGTCCACTCTCAACGGAGCGGCGGCAATGGGGCTTGCCGAGAGCTACGGATCAATCACTCCGGGCAAGACGGCTTCATTCTTCCTCACGCGTCCACTCCCCTCTGCCGCCTATCTGCTGTATTCCTATACTGAACCTCTCATTACCAAAGTATTCCTCCAAGGCAGGAACTTTTTATAG
- a CDS encoding TlpA disulfide reductase family protein has protein sequence MKKLSILGLGMLVVMSACNSKPSTEYTINGTTDLPDGEWVRLHFMVDRDSVFKDSVAVVNGAFTFTGNIELPKQCTIYSGEPSYTNKKMRQMIIEPGTITIALNGDDYSKAEISGSEINAQNDSLSSIQEAVYAQIMPLRQEFMAAQNDSVKMDSLQTVYDGLISQVKDAQMNFLKTHPASLYSPMVLQQVKNDLSLEELKEIYNSFTPEVQAADEATAKYIAALEAIQPGAQAPEISGKDQNGNDVKLSDLKGKVVLIDFWATWCGPCRASLPHVKSIYDTYKDKNFAILAVSLDRDQDAWKEFINTQNSGLELYSNVFDEGGKNSDNYAIQYIPSKFIVDAEGKMVGRFDGEEELDAKLAELVK, from the coding sequence ATGAAAAAATTATCAATTCTCGGTCTCGGCATGCTTGTTGTCATGAGTGCTTGTAACTCAAAGCCCTCTACCGAGTACACCATCAACGGTACTACCGACCTTCCCGACGGAGAGTGGGTACGTCTCCACTTTATGGTGGACAGAGACTCTGTATTTAAGGACAGCGTAGCCGTAGTTAACGGTGCTTTCACATTCACCGGCAACATCGAGCTTCCCAAGCAGTGCACCATCTACTCTGGCGAGCCCTCTTACACTAACAAGAAGATGCGTCAGATGATCATCGAGCCGGGTACAATCACCATCGCTCTCAATGGCGACGATTACTCCAAGGCTGAGATCTCAGGTTCTGAAATCAATGCTCAGAACGACTCTCTCAGCAGCATCCAGGAGGCAGTGTATGCTCAGATAATGCCTCTGCGCCAGGAATTCATGGCTGCTCAGAACGATTCTGTTAAGATGGATTCTCTCCAGACTGTATATGACGGTCTCATCTCTCAGGTGAAGGACGCTCAGATGAACTTCCTCAAGACTCATCCTGCATCTCTCTATTCTCCCATGGTGCTTCAGCAGGTGAAGAACGATCTTAGCCTTGAAGAGCTCAAGGAGATCTACAACTCTTTCACTCCCGAGGTTCAGGCTGCTGACGAGGCTACCGCCAAGTACATCGCCGCTCTTGAAGCTATCCAGCCCGGCGCGCAGGCTCCAGAAATCTCAGGAAAGGACCAGAACGGCAATGATGTCAAGCTCAGCGACCTCAAGGGTAAGGTTGTGCTTATCGACTTCTGGGCTACATGGTGCGGTCCATGCCGTGCTTCACTCCCACACGTAAAGAGCATCTATGACACTTACAAGGATAAGAACTTCGCTATCCTCGCAGTGTCTCTCGACCGTGACCAGGACGCATGGAAGGAATTCATCAACACTCAGAACAGCGGTCTTGAGCTTTACAGCAACGTATTCGACGAGGGTGGCAAGAATTCCGACAACTATGCTATCCAGTACATCCCCTCTAAGTTCATCGTTGATGCCGAGGGTAAGATGGTAGGCCGCTTCGACGGAGAAGAAGAACTTGACGCCAAGCTCGCCGAGCTCGTTAAGTAA
- a CDS encoding TlpA disulfide reductase family protein, with protein MKQLSILALGAVAVLTACNSRPANQFDLKGTIDGADGQTIYLVYARNDSVKTDSTVIADGTFAFTGIAEVPVSATFYMGDVMNWESKTRAGIYLEPSEMTVTGLTAEDFSGAKISGSRTQDEMYEYEALIRPIQEEIKSVRQAMQGADQLARPALEAKSDSLGNIYDTMTIEFIKSHPASYYSAVLLNMTAGHMSYPDLKAAFDGLTPEVQASAEEVAQELEVLESIQPGKPAPDLIGNNPDGKEIRLSDLKGKVVLIDFWATWCGPCRAALPHVRELYNKYHDRGFEVFCVADNDSSPDKWKEVIVEEGIEDYHNILRGLKMNTTPDGQFAGYDKSGDQSDKYAVHYLPTKYLIAADGTVIGKMDTNEELDARFAEIFR; from the coding sequence ATGAAACAATTATCAATTCTTGCACTCGGTGCTGTCGCAGTGTTGACAGCCTGCAACTCCCGCCCTGCCAATCAGTTCGATCTCAAAGGCACAATTGACGGTGCCGACGGGCAGACTATCTATCTTGTGTATGCTCGGAATGACTCGGTAAAGACTGACAGTACTGTTATTGCTGATGGGACATTTGCGTTTACCGGCATTGCTGAGGTTCCGGTCAGTGCGACGTTCTACATGGGCGACGTCATGAACTGGGAAAGCAAGACACGTGCCGGCATATATCTTGAGCCTTCCGAGATGACCGTGACAGGTCTTACTGCCGAGGATTTCAGCGGAGCGAAAATATCAGGTTCAAGGACTCAGGATGAGATGTACGAGTACGAGGCTCTTATACGCCCCATACAGGAGGAGATAAAGTCGGTGCGTCAGGCTATGCAGGGTGCCGATCAGCTTGCACGTCCGGCACTTGAAGCAAAATCCGACTCTCTCGGGAATATTTATGATACAATGACAATTGAGTTCATCAAGTCTCATCCTGCATCCTACTATTCCGCTGTCCTCCTGAATATGACAGCCGGACATATGTCCTATCCCGATCTTAAAGCCGCATTCGATGGTCTTACTCCGGAAGTGCAGGCTTCCGCAGAGGAGGTGGCACAGGAACTCGAAGTTCTTGAGTCGATCCAGCCGGGAAAACCAGCCCCTGACCTTATCGGCAATAACCCCGACGGAAAGGAGATAAGGCTCAGCGACCTCAAGGGCAAAGTTGTGCTTATCGACTTCTGGGCTACATGGTGCGGCCCATGTCGTGCCGCCCTTCCTCATGTCAGAGAGCTTTACAATAAGTATCACGATAGGGGATTCGAGGTGTTCTGCGTGGCAGACAATGACTCATCTCCGGACAAATGGAAAGAGGTGATTGTGGAGGAAGGCATTGAGGATTATCACAATATCCTTCGCGGACTCAAGATGAACACCACCCCTGACGGACAGTTTGCCGGCTACGATAAGTCAGGCGACCAAAGCGACAAGTATGCGGTCCATTATCTCCCCACCAAGTACCTGATTGCAGCCGACGGCACTGTGATCGGTAAGATGGATACCAACGAGGAGCTCGATGCACGCTTTGCCGAGATCTTCAGATAA